A single genomic interval of Babylonia areolata isolate BAREFJ2019XMU chromosome 26, ASM4173473v1, whole genome shotgun sequence harbors:
- the LOC143300525 gene encoding uncharacterized protein LOC143300525: MASLMPCMKRWTPRLLKVYLIVILLFLAYVLFRMHTSTHRVVTKVQPRSSSSSSASTFRVNALPPSDNTVPARGSRDGSNTKTCGMEETFQPVAGGAIFVYSAYNVLPREVTVVAIVNRSAVALPDSNPIRCVFRDGGGGGGGGGGGGDGGGTEGLSVQGRLHVLPDHHGLAFSPAYIHCPVPQLLQSAGPSSSSTTTTVSISTPGDGTLANRVAVQPPASSRRYQFLICFPPLHGRYGNARAIIENLELAQVLGAQHAVVYNASISPQVDRVLRHYASRGFLEVKGWPGPPEPLHYHGQTAAINDCLLRSFNSSQFVIFMDFDEMIVPRVHASWASLTHTILDGSSSSSSSSSSSSSSDFVPDSGGGGTNTWKLSDAFITRILKGAGKSHDNSSSSSRPAHTSGSGSGVRRRSSSNSNSRSSSFPEIGALRFPSAVFRWDPKPTNLTKEQLRLRPAMLQKQRRVNTLWLNRSKNIVDPRAVEVMGIHVVHAFRGGQVSVLLNETVGLLQHYRWYGDVPTVRDTNLLRFREGLVRGMNDTFRALGL; encoded by the exons ATGGCGTCGTTGATGCCGTGCATGAAAAGATGGACGCCCCGTCTGCTGAAGGTGTacctcatcgtcatcctccttttCCTGGCTTATGTGCTGTTTCGGATGCATACCTCTACCCACCGGGTGGTCACAAAGGTTCAGCCtagatcgtcgtcgtcgtcgtcagcgtcGACATTCCGCGTGAACGCTCTTCCCCCGAGCGACAACACAGTGCCCGCACGGGGGTCTCGTGACGGCAGCAACACGAAGACTTGTGGGATGGAAGAGACTTTCCAGCCAGTGGCCGGGGGCGCCATTTTCGTGTACTCCGCTTATAACGTCCTCCCTCGGGAGGTGACGGTCGTGGCCATCGTCAACCGTAGCGCCGTGGCTCTGCCGGACTCGAACCCCATCCGCTGCGTTTTtcgtgacggtggtggtggtggtggtggtggtggtggtggtggtgatggcggcggCACCGAAGGCCTTTCTGTCCAGGGGAGACTGCATGTACTTCCTGATCATCATGGTCTGGC ATTCTCCCCGGCCTACATCCACTGCCCGGTgccacagctgctgcagtccgcgggcccctcctcctcctccaccaccaccaccgtgtcCATCTCCACCCCCGGGGACGGGACGCTAGCTAACCGGGTGGCGGTGCAGCCTCCGGCCAGCAGCAGGCGCTACCAGTTCCTCATCTGCTTCCCCCCGCTGCACGGGCGCTACGGGAACGCCAGGGCCATCATAGAGAACCTGGAGCTTGCCCAGGTGCTGGGAGCCCAGCACGCCGTCGTCTACAACGCCAGCATCTCCCCCCAGGTGGACCGAGTCCTCAGGCACTACGCCAGCCGGGGCTTCCTGGAGGTGAAGGGCTGGCCCGGGCCCCCGGAGCCCCTGCACTACCACGGGCAGACAGCCGCCATCAACGACTGCCTCTTGCGCAGCTTCAACAGTTCCCAGTTCGTCATCTTCATGGACTTCGACGAGATGATCGTCCCGCGTGTGCACGCGTCCTGGGCCTCTCTCACGCACACCATCCTCgatggctcctcctcctcctcctcctcctcctcctcctcctcctcctcggatTTCGTTCCGGACAGTGGCGGCGGCGGCACAAACACGTGGAAACTGTCAGACGCTTTCATCACCAGAATCCTCAAGGGAGCAGGGAAGAGCCACGACAATTCCAGTTCAAGTTCGCGGCCAGCCCACACTTCCGGCAGTGGCAGcggcgtgaggaggaggagcagcagcaacagcaacagcagaagcagcagctttCCAGAGATCGGGGCCTTGAGGTTCCCCAGCGCCGTGTTCCGCTGGGACCCCAAGCCCACGAACCTCACCAAGGAGCAGCTGCGGCTCCGCCCCGCCATGCTCCAGAAGCAGCGGAGGGTGAACACCCTGTGGCTGAACCGCTCCAAGAACATCGTGGACCCTCGGGCCGTGGAGGTCATGGGGATCCACGTAGTGCACGCCTTCCGGGGCGGCCAGGTGTCCGTGCTGCTGAACGAGACGGTGGGGCTGCTGCAGCACTACCGCTGGTACGGGGACGTGCCGACTGTCAGGGACACCAACCTCCTCCGGTTCCGCGAGGGGCTGGTCCGTGGGATGAACGACACCTTCCGTGCCTTGGGCCTCTGA